One genomic segment of Sminthopsis crassicaudata isolate SCR6 chromosome 2, ASM4859323v1, whole genome shotgun sequence includes these proteins:
- the ZFYVE1 gene encoding zinc finger FYVE domain-containing protein 1 isoform X2, translating into MSEALSDRFSGEIPDDQMAHSSFFPDEYFTCSSICLSCGSGCKNSMNHGKEGVPHEAKSRCRYSHQYDNRVYTCKACYERGKEVSVVPKTSASTDSPWMGLAKYAWSGYVIECPNCGVVYRSRQYWFGNQDPVDTVVRTEIEHVWPGTDGFLKDNNNAAQRLLDGMNFMAQSVSELSLGPTKAVTSWLTDQIAPAYWRPNSQILNCNKCATSFKDNDTKHHCRACGEGFCDSCSSKTRPVPERGWGPAPVRVCDTCFDARNVHLDVPEAQVDEEGGTLIARKVGEAVQNTLGAVVTAIDIPLGLVKDAARPAYWVPDHEILHCHNCRKEFSIKLSKHHCRACGQGFCDECSHDRRAVPSRGWDHPVRVCFNCNKKPGDL; encoded by the exons ATGTCTGAG GCATTGAGTGACCGCTTCAGCGGTGAGATCCCCGATGACCAGATGGCTCACAGTTCCTTTTTTCCAGACGAGTACTTCACCTGCTCCTCCATTTGCCTCAGCTGTGG GTCTGGATGTAAAAATAGCATGAATCATGGAAAAGAAGGAGTGCCTCATGAAGCAAAGAGCCGCTGTAGATACTCCCACCAGTATGATAACCGGGTTTATACTTGTAAA GCCTGCtatgaaagaggaaaggaggtcAGTGTGGTGCCTAAAACATCCGCTTCCACTGATTCCCCTTGGATGGGTCTTGCAAAATATGCATGGTCTGG GTATGTGATTGAGTGTCCTAACTGTGGTGTGGTATATCGTAGTCGGCAGTACTGGTTTGGGAATCAGGATCCTGTGGACACAGTCGTAAGGACAGAAATTGAACATGTTTGGCCTGGA ACAGATGGATTTTTGAAGGACAACAACAATGCTGCCCAACGCCTGCTAGATGGGATGAACTTCATGGCACAGTCAGTGTCTGAGCTGAGCCTTGGGCCCACAAAAGCAGTGACATCATGGCTGACCGACCAGATTGCCCCTGCCTATTGGAGACCCAACTCCCAAATCCTG AATTGCAACAAGTGTGCAACATCATTTAAAGATAATGACACCAAGCATCACTGCAGGGCCTGTGGGGAGGGCTTCTGTGACAGCTGTTCATCCAAGACACGGCCAGTACCTGAGCGGGGCTGGGGGCCTGCGCCTGTTCGAGTGTGTGACACCTGCTTTGATGCAAGAAACGTCCATTTAG atgTCCCGGAGGCACAGGTGGATGAAGAAGGTGGGACACTGATTGCCAGGAAGGTGGGCGAGGCAGTGCAGAATACTCTGGGAGCAGTAGTAACAGCCATTGACATACCACTAG gTCTTGTGAAAGATGCTGCCAGACCAGCCTATTGGGTACCTGATCATGAGATCCTGCACTGCCACAATTGTCGAAAGGAATTCAGCATAAAACTTTCCAAACATCACTGCCGGGCCTGTGGCCAAGGCTTCTGCGATGAGTGTTCTCATGATCGCCGAGCCGTCCCCTCTCGAGGCTGGGACCACCCAGTCCGAGTCTGCTTTAACTGCAATAAAAAGCCTGGTGATCTTTAA
- the ZFYVE1 gene encoding zinc finger FYVE domain-containing protein 1 isoform X3, giving the protein MAHSSFFPDEYFTCSSICLSCGSGCKNSMNHGKEGVPHEAKSRCRYSHQYDNRVYTCKACYERGKEVSVVPKTSASTDSPWMGLAKYAWSGYVIECPNCGVVYRSRQYWFGNQDPVDTVVRTEIEHVWPGTDGFLKDNNNAAQRLLDGMNFMAQSVSELSLGPTKAVTSWLTDQIAPAYWRPNSQILNCNKCATSFKDNDTKHHCRACGEGFCDSCSSKTRPVPERGWGPAPVRVCDTCFDARNVHLDVPEAQVDEEGGTLIARKVGEAVQNTLGAVVTAIDIPLGLVKDAARPAYWVPDHEILHCHNCRKEFSIKLSKHHCRACGQGFCDECSHDRRAVPSRGWDHPVRVCFNCNKKPGDL; this is encoded by the exons ATGGCTCACAGTTCCTTTTTTCCAGACGAGTACTTCACCTGCTCCTCCATTTGCCTCAGCTGTGG GTCTGGATGTAAAAATAGCATGAATCATGGAAAAGAAGGAGTGCCTCATGAAGCAAAGAGCCGCTGTAGATACTCCCACCAGTATGATAACCGGGTTTATACTTGTAAA GCCTGCtatgaaagaggaaaggaggtcAGTGTGGTGCCTAAAACATCCGCTTCCACTGATTCCCCTTGGATGGGTCTTGCAAAATATGCATGGTCTGG GTATGTGATTGAGTGTCCTAACTGTGGTGTGGTATATCGTAGTCGGCAGTACTGGTTTGGGAATCAGGATCCTGTGGACACAGTCGTAAGGACAGAAATTGAACATGTTTGGCCTGGA ACAGATGGATTTTTGAAGGACAACAACAATGCTGCCCAACGCCTGCTAGATGGGATGAACTTCATGGCACAGTCAGTGTCTGAGCTGAGCCTTGGGCCCACAAAAGCAGTGACATCATGGCTGACCGACCAGATTGCCCCTGCCTATTGGAGACCCAACTCCCAAATCCTG AATTGCAACAAGTGTGCAACATCATTTAAAGATAATGACACCAAGCATCACTGCAGGGCCTGTGGGGAGGGCTTCTGTGACAGCTGTTCATCCAAGACACGGCCAGTACCTGAGCGGGGCTGGGGGCCTGCGCCTGTTCGAGTGTGTGACACCTGCTTTGATGCAAGAAACGTCCATTTAG atgTCCCGGAGGCACAGGTGGATGAAGAAGGTGGGACACTGATTGCCAGGAAGGTGGGCGAGGCAGTGCAGAATACTCTGGGAGCAGTAGTAACAGCCATTGACATACCACTAG gTCTTGTGAAAGATGCTGCCAGACCAGCCTATTGGGTACCTGATCATGAGATCCTGCACTGCCACAATTGTCGAAAGGAATTCAGCATAAAACTTTCCAAACATCACTGCCGGGCCTGTGGCCAAGGCTTCTGCGATGAGTGTTCTCATGATCGCCGAGCCGTCCCCTCTCGAGGCTGGGACCACCCAGTCCGAGTCTGCTTTAACTGCAATAAAAAGCCTGGTGATCTTTAA